The nucleotide window AGGAAGTTTGACTTGTCATCTTATTTGTAGGAATGGATCCCGGCTTTCAAATTGGCTGTGCTTGATAAGCTTGGCATGAGGTGCCCAGGCCGTCCAACAATTCGACCAGCCCCTCCTGTAAATGAACAAACAGGCGTGGCTTTTGAGGTTGGCTCTGCAGTTGATGCGTGGTGGAGTGATGGCTGGTGGGAGGGGGTGGTAACCGGAATCAACAGTAGCAGTGATGATATTCTGCATGTTTACTTTCCTGGTATGCTTATTTTAATAAAGTGCTATTTTGCACTAATTTTTTTCCCTTCTTTATGCTCTTCTTTCTGTTCTCTTCCCTTATTTGCACCATCAATTGCTGTGGCATTAGGTGAAAGATTTTTCTTGAGCATACACAAAAGGGATCTAAGATCTTCCAGAGATTGGGTGGGAAATCAATGGATTGATATTCAGGCAAAACCTGATATACTTTCAGTCATATCTGCAACAATTAACCCAGATGCCAAAATGTCCATGTCTTCAACGATTGCCAAGGACATGAACCCCAGTGGTTTTTCTTTGTCCTGTACTGAAGTTCCTACAAGTGCTGAAGTTGATAACGCTGAAGAGAAAAAACCTGATGTTGTCATCCTGGAGGATATGGACTCTGATGATAAGGCTGATGAGGATGGTGGTAATGATATTAATGTTGGTCATGATAAAGTAGATGAAGTTCAAGGCAATGATGACGATGAtgttgatgatgatgtgaaagacAATAACGAAAAAATAGAGAGAGGTCTTTGAGTCTTCTGAGAAGGAATGCAAGGCTGTGGAATTCATGGAAGTGACGGCATAAGATGCTTGAAGCGGACTTGTATTGCATCATCTCATGATTCCCATGGTGCTACTAATGTGGGTAGGTTTCAGTTGGTGGTCAGGATGCCTTTGTAAATATTAACATGACAATCGGCAATCTCCAACTCAGTTTGGCGTTCATAATCACAGATGTACAGGAATTATATTTGATATTTAAGGTTCTCTTGTAACTGGTTATATAAGAATTGGGATTGGCATTTGAATTCCTTTGGTTAGAAGCCCCTAATTGAGTCAGATTTCCCAAAGTGATTCCTCAATGTGCTTCCAGCCTGTATGTTGTACCTTGATGATATTGAAATTGCTTATATATTCTGTTCCCACCTGAATTGCTGGATTTTTACTGTTAAGAGGTTTGAATTCATGGTCTGGGTTATAAATCTGTTATTTTGTGACATTTGAAGTAGAAATGATTTTGCTTTCTGCATTAGTATTCTCACTTGTGACCATGCCTCCTTTTTTTCGTTTTTTTTTTATTCGTCGTCAATGAATTGACGACTTTAATAGGTACATGCTGCTATAATCTGGACCaaagcagaaaggggaaacgatAAATGGAAAATTCACTGTGATGCTGTGTGCATGTTTTGGTCCTATAACATAGCGAATCCCCTGTGTGGCCACTTGCATTAAGGGAGTAGCTTAAAAAATGGAATTGGAAAAGAATAACTAATTAACAAGCTTAACAAGAAAAGATAAAGGAAAATTAGAGTTTAAGCCACTGGTCTCCGTTTATGAATTGCATGCCTAGGAAAGGCTTTACTTCCTCGTAAGTAAAGGTCTTTAACCATGGCACTCGACCTCTAATATCTGCTCCTCTTCCACTACACTCGTATTCCCCGAAAACCACAGTCCTGCAAACGTGAAAATGTTGTAATTTCTCTGTTAAAAAAAGCTTTCATCAACTCCGAATAATAGATTGTTTTTGAGGATATAAAGACTTGTACTTTTGCCTGTATGGGTTGTTCCAGTCACTCCACCCTGCAGGAATTATGATATGATCAAAGTTACAGAAAGAATATATTGCCCTTGAATAATTCCCCCAAGCTCTTCCTAGAAGGACTTTCCCAGTTCCATTAATCACGCATCCTACGAAAGAGAATCCCGTATCGTCATATGGTGAATCCCTGCGGTGAGCTGCAATTGCCCCTGTTTTCTTAGCTGTTGATTGAAGGATACAATCCTGTTCCAAACACCAGCCTCAGCATCTACAATATTAAAGAATTGTCTAAAatctaaggaaaaaaaaaaagataatagaACTCTAAAACCTGAAATAGTGATTTTCCTCTAccaaatatgtaacacccctgattttttatatattattattgggcttcgtgtaggtatcctcaattcgcggggatctgtgaatttcggcgaacaggaaaagtctccgaattggatcgaggttttggctaccccaccatcgtcaggcatcccgagcgcgttcccgaagtcggaatcggcaaaggtaaacccgaaccttgcttttcgtaattttctagtgcttaaataggattaaaaattcataaaatattcgtggtagcttagaaaattacgattctttttgcaatagcttagtaatattgctaaggaccgcggggcaaagttttataatttttagagcttatttgggcagtttttgcaaaaatgatcaataataaggactaaattgaaattttgcgtattgtgatggatgattgatttgatgggcccaggaggggctgtgtgatatgattgaactgttgatgtatggattgtgagtatagaagtgcgtttttagcccttttgcaggttgggtaggtcctaggtataggggagactctgccggattttcggcacgacttaggacgtaattggtctttttctttatttgtattgagtcagattgtattaaataaatgtaatatgattgtcaggtgagccgacctttcttcctccgccccacggtaatttgtcgtcaagtctgtgagtaaaatattaattttaattataatttcgatattattatatgttcgatgcccatgcatcacttatatgcatatatttatgtagttaaactctaggcacgatttatgttgcattcataatcgttgatgtaccatggatgttgttgtggtaatttggagcgtgcgttggcgtgcgtgtgatgtggtgtggactatggaaaggacggggtagtcacggcttgagtaattcgctgggaccctcaatttggttattaagtggaagtccgagcttgagtaattggttggatttaagagagtgtataggggatcggctcccatatgttatgattgatactacaggtgtgtgagtgctccaaattaccttttgatgttatgatgtgaaaatgttgtgtatgttgcatttcactcgttgcattagtttgagatagttatagagattatagttaagattgatattttactctcgagtcgaacgctcactctgttcaaaattttacagccacaggaggatattttgttcaggttaactcgctttttacctcgcagttgtttatcaatattgtgtaattttaattactcctataaTGTCCGAATGTGTTAGCAGTCATTATGAGAACGTGGTCTGTAATCTTATATTGATGTTGGACCAGTAAACATAATAGTTTAattctgtttgatggattggatgagggagctcccatttattattatgttgatgagtatgtggagggtggtgagctccccaatggattgtttattgtgtttacagtcgggtgagtcgaaaactcccgttggaaagtccattttatggggacgtttgttttcttgatattgggcccaaatgggccttagagttgggttaatgaatagttaaggcttactacgggcctcggggctttagagTCCTAGTTTGGTCCgcctataggttgggtcgtgacaaatgtggtatcgagcttaggctccagttcttagggaatgtttgtctaaaatgttgggaagagtctactaggagtcacatgcggagtataggattcatttcgtcttttctgtaattctttgtttctagattctacgttatacctggaaatataagattacctcggttagtgtcttgattttcgtggagtacagaaatgtgaaatagagttagtagacatgtgagatctatcatgaggatacgtactccaagaaatgttatatttttgtcggtatgggtttaaatggtgtgcccattaagacacgagtacataaaagtgagtcttaaaaatacagttgcctagataaggatgaggataccacttggcggtcatcggtagatgaccaataagtttgtgataatagaagattcgagagataagaaattaggagacctagacgtatcgtagtaactatacaatgttctcgatgtccgctctgcgacatgagattattgtgtagagctgcgtgcatccgtggtgctccataatgagggtgtttgagatggcttttatgccgagttctatatttgcagaggagttgggaactcggttaagagtctagagttagaatattgaaaggtcacggttgggtgataactagagtcatgactcatgagctagagttacatcaagagttgccatcactgcaggtttggactagttgcaaagtaaaggtgacacttatagagtgagaatagtataccttgtgtgtatcaagatggaataaagtacaactctactacctagagaaggtcgaaactatgaattgatgatttatagagctatgatatgataaaagagtcattaacttgacatggttcggcaaggtggtagatgtagtacctttgttgcgcaagttaggatatagtcctatctttgaatggatcaaggttattgcgataatgatgacttatggaatagtgtcccggatggtagagtgtggtagagagtagttggctcgggtatcacggagaggatacaagttccattataggaatcatatataatcagatcacgatggatgtaaatcctttgaattggatgacgggtttgggtgaaatcttaagttttggaattgagtaaacatggaaaataataataataataatagtgttaagaataataaattagcgaagataaatcacagaaggccaatggataaagaaagtgcagaatgaaagtttgggcaattgattgcagatgcaatataatctaaatgctagtggaagtactagctagagtggtcaaaggaccaaatctgagtagcacagacatatgataacgcgatagagactcgaaagatatagttagcaatattatgttaggaagaagaatggaaccaggatagaatagtcaagttctattttgggtaagacaaaggaaataaatgaaaggacaacctaaagagcgcataataaaaggaacaaagttaagatataggataggctaagtgttattcttggcaaggagaatgacaaggatggaaaacccaaaatgggaccacattagtgagaaaagtgatggaggtatggaatacaataataatgagtaaatgttagaaggtgtgcgatggtattgcggactacctaaataggtagagaaagagaagttagtaagcagtaagttgaataaaagtcagtctaagggatcaaataggtatgatgagaggaaaagaatgatagataatgacacataggttttaggttagacttttgagatagtgagaaggtagttagaggttcgttatgaatgtccaaacatttttagtgtgatcgaatcactttgtagtgaagcaataacgacaggacaatagtagggtagagcgaaaagtgacaagtccggatggttataaatcgtagaaagttcaaggatcaaattaatgaccctagataagggtggaatttgtgtttgaataatttattagtgagagatatCTTtcagaatcaacaaaagttaatggcacaataaaaacgatgatagatatgaatcataggtcgagtataagtaaagttaataaattataaaatattatgtcaagaaggaaaatggtacggtaaagggttcatgcagatgataccttataggtagagcataattgtgctaggagatgatgaaatttggagagaaagaccaagaaacttaggtgaaacgttataatatgacaatcgggtgtagttgaatataagaggatattttctttcttttcaagtttagcttgtgcttttggttctagaaggttatataaggaacaaaaactgagtcaaggagacctagttattgagagtttagtaggcacaaattcatacataatttcctgatatgagaatgacagtaagtgcatacctagtattaagtatgaaaggacagagtaatgacagagttaaattgagttagctactaaggcttgcatttAAACTATGAGTGGAGGAAGTACTttttatggttgagattcaatataTTAATTTGtttctgatgggtaatttgatgttgaagtttagaaagatatgtgcattatatattattttattatgtattaTGATGACGTGATGTATCTTTTTTGGTATttaggcatgacacatatttacTACATAGTGTTAGttcggatggaacttatagtttatggggctcatattcatccagataagcaatttcctactaaggtgatagggaatgataatgttacgatagttaagttggaaaaaaaaagggatacaaaaaaaaaaatttctatgggtaattataagtgttacataaggtgaagaatgtctggtaggagtaaatcatagggttagaattcttgaagtaatgaaactagtattcaagataagactaagaaataaaagaaagttaaagttgatgatgggatagacatctttgaaggaaaaggtgtaaggatgagataggactaaaattaaggaataaggagttgaaatgataccaacaataccaaaaataggaaaagggaagtggataagatgcaaaggacggaagagagctcgatagagtcggttataatgatgaggataaggagtgtctaaccattgccccgtgttaacactacctatgagcggtgaaggatacagtgtactgtgacgcctccagagttggcctagggtgtgttttgatgcggaatggaaaagtagtggcttatgcttcaaggcagctgaagaggcatgagcagaactattccacccatgatttggaaatggcggctgtattctttgcactaaaaatggagacactactgtatggtgaagtgtgcgagatatacaccgaccataagagtttgaagtacatcttccaacagagggatttaaacttgagacagaggagatggatgaagcttctggaagactatgattgccccatccagtaccaccctgggaaggccaatgttgtagcagatgctttaagcgtaAAAATCTTAcgcggtttggcgcacatttaGAGAAgagttgattcaggaggtacatgagttgatggatcaaggtttaatcctagatctttcagatgatggggtattgttggctcacttttggtgaggccggacttgagggacagagttagagtttccagagaccaacaattgatgaagatcatagaaagagtatagcaaggtgaaggtggtgagtttgggtttgccaatgatggcgcctagtgcaaggttctaggatatgtgtgcccgatgtggacaacctcagaatgaaatcatgcgagaggcacactataatCCACCTGTGtttcaccaagatgtaccatgatgtgaaagatagctattggtggaatggcatgaagagagacatagccgactttgtgtccaagtgcttgacttgtcagaaggtgaagtttgaacacgagaCCGTCAAGGAAgtcgcaagagctccctatcccggaatggaagtgggaaatgagtactatggattttgtggttgcctcgtaccacgcgaggatatgattcgatatgggtaattgtagaccgcttgaccaaatcagctcacttcttactgtaaagactacatacatgcggctctacattcgagaaatagtcgattgcatggagttaagCTTCCATAATATCGAGGGTCCCAGTTcacttcggttttggagaaagttgcagaggcacttggcacacagttgaacttcggctttccaccctcgaaggacgatccaaacatcaaagacatgcttcgcatgagtgttttggattttggaggtcaatgggatgagcggctagctttagtggagtttgcctacaacaacgattatcactcatagggttggcaccctatgaggcactatatggaagaaagtgtaggtctcctgttggacagaaatggggaagcaagggtgcatgatgtagacctagtgcggtacacttgaggtagttcctttaatcgagcagaaaagttatgcggacccagacggaggatgtggagtttgcgatggcgactatgtattctgaaggtatctccaatgaagggagtcatgagattcggaaagaagggcaagttggcacctcgatatCGGacattttgaggttacggatagagttggagcgatttgcctacggttggagctaccacccaacctctctcacgttcatccgtgtttcacatctccatgctaaatacattccgatccttctcatgggatgtgatagagctaaaagaaaatttgacatttgaggagcactgtagccatagtggactaccaagtgaggcagtgagatcaaagcagatccctatggttaaggttttgtggaggagtcgatcggtggaagagtgcactgaagtcgagcgggacatgcgtagcaagtacccttatttgttcaatgtataatcatgtgctttattacgccttgtgtaaaattcgaggacgaattttcgtaaggggaagaatgtaacacccgatttttatatattattattgggcttcgtgtaggtatcctcaattcgcggaaattcggcggttGTCCGGATGCGTGAATTTCCGGCGACCCTctaggaaaagtctccgaattggatcgaggttttggctaccccaccatcgtCGGGCATCAgcgttcgaagtcggaatcggcaaaggtaaaccgaaccttgctttttaattttctagtgcttaaataggattaaaaattcataaaatattcgtggtagcttagaaaattacgattcttttgcaatagcttagtaatattgctaaggaccgcgaggcaaagttttataatttttagagcttatttgggcgcttttgcaaaaatgatcaataataaggactaaattgaaattttgcgtattgtgatggatgattgatttgatgggcgggaggctgtgtgatatgattgaactgttgatgtatggattgtgagtatagaagtgcgtttttagccctttgcgggttgggtaggtcctaggtatagggagactggattttacgacttagggcgtaattggtcttttctttatttgtattgagtcgattgtattaaataaatgtaatatgattgtcgccttcttcctccgcccgccacggtaatttgtcgtcaagtctgtgagtaaaatattaattttaattataatttcgatattattatatgttcagcatgcccatgcatcacttatatgcatatatttatgtagttaaactctaggcacgatttatgttgcattcataactgttgatgtaccatggatgttgttgtggtaatttggagcagtgtgcgtgcgttggcgtgcgtgtgatgtggtgtggactatggaaaggacggggtagtcacggcttgagtaattcgctgggaccctcaatttggttattaagtggaagtccgagcttgagtaattcgctggcaccaggttggatttaagagagctgtataggggatcagctcccatatgttatgattgatactacagggtgtgtgagtgctccaaattaccttttgatgttatgatgtgaaaatgttgtgtatgttgcatttcactctacaggttgcattagtttgagatagttatagagattatagttaagattgatattttactctaacGCTCCTctgttcaaaatttttacagccacgggaggatattttgttcaggttaacgcctttttacctcgcagttgtttatcaatattgtgtaattttaattactcctagaatttccgcatgtgttagataattatttgaaattggtcgtaatattatattcatgttggacctgtaaacttaatattttaagtctgtttgatggattggatgagggagctgagctcccatttattattatgttgatgagtatgtggagggtgagctgagctccccaatggattgtttattgtgtttacaggtcgggtgagtcgaaaactccccgttggaaagtccattttatggccggactctgtccgtttgttttcttgatattgggcccaaatgggccttagagttgggttaatgaatagttaaggcttactacgggcctcgggggctttaggctggcccaggtcctagtgccggtccggcccataggttgggtcgtgacaaaatatGAAGTCTACACTTCCTTGAATGTGACATTGGTAAAAGTAGTGCGATCCAGTTTCATCCAAGAGGGTGTCCTGCGTCCCCAACATCCTGACCTTGTAGAAGAAGGCCTTTTCACCGGAAACCCTCAAAGCTACTGCTTGCATTCCATATCCTCCAGGCACAGCTACTACTGTATTCTGCCATTACCACCCACCATCAACATAGTACTTCAAATACAAATGCAGCAGGTTGCAAACCAATGCCAAACAACTACGATCTTTATTACCTCAAAAGTGATTCCAGTAGCGCAGAAGTAGTCGGATTCTATGGTGACTGATGCTGATCTATAGGTTCCCAGTTCAACCCCATTGCTGTCTGTATCAGAAGCTTTACTGTTCCAAGTAATTATAGTATCATAGATTTGGCCTTCCTGGCCAATCAATGAGATATATGGCTTGGTCCTTGGTACAAGTACCTTTTCTCTGCATCAAATTTCAATGGATTGTGAAATGCGCATGAACTGTTGATTTAGAATTTTTCATATTGTATCAAGATTTTTCGCAGTTTGAATGTTTTTCAGTTTGATTTGCAGGAAAAGAGTCAATAACCATATTTAACAGGAGGTCCATGTAACTACCTCAAATTAACCACGTAACTAAAATCAAGTGGCCACTTAATTACCCCATAAAATTAGCAAAACTGTAAAAGAGTGCACAATTTGAAAATCTAATTTTACCGGTTCAACTAGAGGGAGTGAGAAGAATTAATCTTATTTTTATGATCAAATAGGACTCTAAACCTTCTAACTTGGAGATTTGGAAAACGTATTTTTACACTAATTCAAAAACATGATACCATTTTGACATTTATATACAAACCTGTAAATTCCTGGAAGAACGTAAATTTTTACTCTTCCTATGTTGTTTTCTGGTACCATGTCTATTGCACCTTGAACTGTTAACGAATCTCCTCCACCATTCTTGTCAACTACAATTACTCGGCTTCGATTGTAATTATCTCTAGAACTCAACCTTGCTCTACCCTCATCTACCTTCATGTCATCCCAAGTAATAAAAGCCTTCATATACACTTCACTTTGCGATAAACCCAGTTGAAAACAACCCAGAAAAGACATGAAAACCACAACAAGAACACCAAGAACAGACATTTCCATAGTTATTCCTGTCCTGTACGATAACAAGCATCTGGGTATCCCTTTATTTTGGCGTCAAAGCAGTTCTAGGCGAACCTAAAACAGAAAAGAGTTGGATAATAAGCAGAGAAACCAGGAACACACTAGGTATTGTAAACGTAAAAATGTTGTTATCTAGAGAGTTAAAAGTTCTTGAAGTTGAAAGGGTGTGAAGACAGGAGGGAGTAATAAATAAGGGAGCGTAGGTAGTGTTTCTGTTGTAGTCCTTAAGGAACTGAAATAATGACAGTACCAAGCAGTAGCAAGGAGCATGGTGGTGATAAAATAAATGCAAGAAGAGAAGGAACAAGCTAGGACAAGAACAAAGATTAGGATTGTGTTTTCTTTGTTTAAAGAAATGGGAAAGGAAATGGAAGGTCAGTCATGAAAGTTATGCTAAGTTCAGAAGTAAAGACTGGGTTTTTaatggagttttttttttaagcaaaTATTCAAAAGGTGTTTGTTGATGGGTAGTTAAGAGAAGCAAGTAACAAAATAGCGGTTGTGGTTTTCTTCAGCTGAAACTGAAAAGGTGGAGGAATGGCTCTTtgattttaatttgaaaatatagAGCCAGTGGAGATCTTGTCACGAGGGTTGAAAGAATCAGTCATGGCTATTGCCCTAATGGAGCATGTAACTCGACCTTAAACATCAGTCATGGGTAACTGCTGCTTTAGGAGAAGATGAAAACCATTTTCTTGtgatattaaattttcttttttcagtGGTAAAATTTAATCAGCACTCTATcagattgaaaattaaattttataaattaaattttattaaatatctcTTTTAGTGAGTATATATGTAAACTTCATTATAATTCTTCCATGAGATTAGTGACATACCTGATCTTGGACAGGGAAAGTTTCCCCTTAAACATTTTCCTCATAAAAGGAAAACTTTATAACTAAACATGACTGAATTTgatatctcattttattaataatttttaattttatatatataccaAATATGAGAATGAATGTATTATTCACTAAATTAACATTGACTTCACCAATAAAATTTTCATTGTTGTAAACAATCCATAACTTCAAGTAGAAACATGTATATAAATGACGTATCTTCCAATTCAATACTAAGAAGTAAGGAAACATTACAAACCAAAATCTATAATTATCCTCAGTTAatggatttataatttttttaaaaaaatatatttttaattactttttaagtatatatatatatatatgaatatcaCCTCCCTAAAATGAAggaaacccttttttttttttttttttctaagagaGCACTACATATAATAATTCTCCAATCTTTAAATGTTTGTGTCATAAATATGAGAATAGAGGtgtaatttttccttttataacTCAGCCAGCATAATTAAGGAGTGTTTGGGTTAGAGGTTTGAGGTAGATGACACAGGTTTTATACTCATCCACTAATCTAAATTCATTTGATAAAAATACTAAATAAATGGCTAATACATTGCTTAAATTGctgcattttaaaaaaaattatgaaattagaaTTATTCTTAATTAGTTATTGTTTCAAA belongs to Hevea brasiliensis isolate MT/VB/25A 57/8 chromosome 4, ASM3005281v1, whole genome shotgun sequence and includes:
- the LOC110632795 gene encoding pectinesterase QRT1, with amino-acid sequence MEMSVLGVLVVVFMSFLGCFQLGLSQSEVYMKAFITWDDMKVDEGRARLSSRDNYNRSRVIVVDKNGGGDSLTVQGAIDMVPENNIGRVKIYVLPGIYREKVLVPRTKPYISLIGQEGQIYDTIITWNSKASDTDSNGVELGTYRSASVTIESDYFCATGITFENTVVAVPGGYGMQAVALRVSGEKAFFYKVRMLGTQDTLLDETGSHYFYQCHIQGSVDFIFCGL